Proteins encoded by one window of Anopheles maculipalpis chromosome 2RL, idAnoMacuDA_375_x, whole genome shotgun sequence:
- the LOC126567873 gene encoding calpain-A-like isoform X3, which yields MDELKGLLSGAGKQLFDAAGQAITSAATEYIGSVINEMFVKKESDTKRFLPSIKNMKVLGDRNRGQRTSADVQDFYQIRQQCLENGTLFEDPEFPASASSLMYSQRPDRHYEWLRPHEICDGPEFFVEGFSRFDVQQGELGDCWLLAACANLTQDHKMFLRVVPDDNSFEDDYAGVFHFRFWQYGKWVDVVIDDRLPTYRGQLIYMRSSEQNEFWSALLEKAYAKLHGSYESLRGGTTCEAMEDFTGGVAEMYDLKDQTPPNLFEIIEKGFKRNSMFGCSIEADPHVLEAETPEGLIRGHAYSITKIQMVDIETPGRSGKIPLIRLRNPWGNEAEWNGPWSDKSAEWRYIPDEQKQELGLNFDHDGEFWMSYRDFTRYFDRMEICNLSPDSLSDDELTRGKICWEMSMFEGEWAPGSTAGGCRNYLDTFWHNPQYVIRLEDPDEDDAEGNCTVIIALLQKNRRARRNMGVECLTIGFAVYRVTERDLAQKPLKMNFFKYNASAARSPAFINLREVSCRFKLPPGTYVIVPSTFEPNEEGEFIIRVFSETANSMEENDENVGVGDLDDRIAPDVPGYVQPSPQRQAMERLFLDVAGADGEVDWVELKRILDHSFRDDLPKTNSVNGLNQKQTYASQQNAEVGAGPGGAGGIEDLLSMLLNMCCKGIQGDGDGGGGGGGTRPSGPATLESQILPNQPLHDNISAEGFSKDVCRAMVAMLDVDHTGKLGFEEFQQLLTDIAKWKAVFKLYDTEGSGRLSPFQLREALNSAGYHLNNRILNALVHRYGSRSGTIPFDDFIMCAVKIKTMIEIFRERDTDGTNQATFSMDEWVEKTLYS from the exons ATGGACGAGTTAAAG GGCCTCCTAAGTGGGGCCGGCAAGCAGCTGTTCGATGCGGCCGGTCAAGCGATCACGAGTGCCGCCACCGAATACATCGGCAGCGTCATCAACGAGATGTTTGTGAAGAAGGAATCGGACACGAAGCGCTTCCTGCCGAGCATTAAGAACATGAAAGTG CTTGGAGATCGCAACAGAGGTCAACGAACAAGTGCCGATGTGCAAGATTTTTACCAAATCCGCCAACAGTGCCTCGAGAATGGTACGCTGTTCGAAGATCCCGAGTTCCCGGCGTCGGCCTCCTCGCTGATGTACTCGCAGCGTCCCGATCGACATTACGAATGGCTCCGTCCGCACGAGATCTGTGATGGTCCGGAGTTTTTCGTCGAAGGTTTCTCGCGGTTCGATGTGCAGCAGGGTGAGCTGGGCGATTGCTGGCTGCTGGCCGCCTGTGCCAATCTGACGCAAGACCACAAGATGTTCCTGCGCGTGGTGCCGGACGATAATAGCTTCGAGGACGATTATGCCGGTGTGTTTCACTTCCGCTTTTGGCAGTACGGCAAGTGGGTCGATGTGGTGATTGACGATCGGCTGCCGACGTACCGGGGACAGCTAATATACATGCGCTCGTCCGAGCAGAACGAGTTCTGGAGCGCACTGCTCGAGAAGGCCTATGCCAAACTGCACGGTTCGTACGAATCTTTGCGCGGAGGTACTACCTGTGAAGCGATGGAAGACTTCACCGGTGGTGTTGCCGAAATGTACGATCTGAAGGACCAAACGCCACCGAACCTGTTCGAAATCATCGAGAAGGGCTTTAAGCGTAACTCCATGTTTGGGTGCAGTATTGAGGCGGACCCGCACGTGCTGGAAGCGGAAACGCCGGAAGGTTTAATCCGTGGCCATGCGTACTCCATCACGAAGATCCAGATGGTGGACATAGAAACGCCGGGACGATCGGGCAAGATACCGCTGATTCGGCTCCGAAATCCGTGGGGCAATGAGGCCGAATGGAATGGACCGTGGAGCGATAAGTCGGCCGAATGGCGCTACATCCCGGACGAGCAGAAGCAAGAGCTCGGGCTGAACTTTGACCACGACGGCGAGTTCTGGATGTCGTACCGTGACTTTACGCGCTATTTCGATCGTATGGAAATCTGTAACTTGAGTCCGGACTCGTTAAGCGACGACGAGTTAACGCGTGGCAAGATCTGCTGGGAGATGTCGATGTTCGAGGGCGAATGGGCACCCGGTAGTACGGCGGGCGGGTGCCGTAACTATCTCGACACGTTCTGGCACAATCCACAGTACGTGATACGGCTGGAAGATCCGGACGAGGATGATGCCGAGGGTAACTGTACGGTGATCATAGCGCTGTTGCAAAAGAACCGTCGGGCAAGGAGAAATATGGGTGTGGAATGTTTAACGATCGGGTTCGCCGTGTACCGTGTGACGGAGCGCGATTTGGCGCAGAAACCGCTGAAGATGAACTTCTTCAAGTATAATGCATCGGCGGCACGTTCGCCTGCGTTCATTAATCTGCGTGAGGTGAGCTGTCGGTTTAAGCTTCCGCCCGGTACGTACGTGATCGTGCCGTCCACGTTCGAACCGAACGAGGAgggtgaatttattattcgcgTGTTCTCCGAAACTGCCAACAGTATGgaggaaaatgatgaaaatgtcgGCGTTGGTGACCTTGATGATCGG ATTGCGCCCGATGTACCCGGATATGTACAACCGTCACCGCAACGGCAAGCCATGGAACGTCTGTTTCTGGATGTTGCCGGTGCAGATGGTGAGGTTGACTGGGTTGAGCTGAAGCGTATCCTCGATCATTCCTTCCGTGATG ATCTGCCGAAAACGAACTCAGTGAACGGGCTGAACCAGAAGCAGACGTACGCATCGCAACAGAACGCCGAAGTCGGTGCCGGGCCGGGTGGTGCCGGCGGTATAGAGGATCTACTGAGCATGCTGCTGAACATGTGCTGCAAAGGTATCCAGGGTGATGGAgatggcggtggtggcggcggcggcacaCGTCCTTCCGGTCCGGCCACACTGGAAAGTCAAATCCTACCGAACCAGCCGCTGCATG ACAACATTTCCGCCGAAGGCTTCTCGAAGGACGTGTGCCGTGCGATGGTAGCCATGCTGGATGTGGATCACACCGGCAAACTAGGTTTCGAAGAATTCCAGCAACTGCTAACGGACATCGCAAAATGGAAGGCCGTGTTCAAGCTGTACGATACCGAGGGTTCCGGTCGGCTGAGCCCGTTCCAGCTGCGCGAAGCGCTCAACTCGGCCGGCTACCATCTAAACAACCGGATACTGAATGCGCTGGTGCATCGGTACGGGTCGCGCAGTGGAACGATCCCGTTCGACGATTTCATCATGTGCGCTGTCAAGATTAAAACAATGATCG AAATCTTCCGCGAGCGTGACACCGACGGTACAAATCAGGCCACGTTCAGCATGGACGAGTGGGTCGAAAAGACGCTTTACTCGTAA